CAGATTTGTAGATATAATAGAGGCTGTCTAGCTGAAGTCATTCATCATTCTACTCTTATTGAGTAAGACAATCAATATTAAAAAAGAAAAGGCTCTGGAAAAATGGTCATTGACTGGATCCAGAGCCGGTTTAATCAGGCTTAGGGCCGGATTACGATTTCATGACAAGGTTCGGTTTTTTCTTCAGACTGTGCGTTCCTTCGATAAAGCGAACGGTTCCTGATTTCGCACGCATAACAAGAGAATGTGTCTCTCCGTAGGTGGCTTTGAACTGAACGCCTTTTAGAAGTTCGCCGTCTGTTACACCGGTTGCTGCGAAAATGGCATCATCTCCGCGTACGAGATCTTCCATCAGCAGCACTTTGTTCACGTCGATATTCATTTTTCTGCAGCGTTCGATTTCTTCGTCGTTTTGCGGAAGCAGTCGTCCCTGGATTTCACCGCCGAGGCATTTCAATCCGACAGCTGCAATCACGCCTTCAGGTGCACCACCTGATCCGAACAGAATATCGACACCGGTTGCATCAAATGCCGTGTTAATGGCACCGGCTACGTCCCCGTCATTAATCAGTTTGATTCTGGCTCCCGCGCTTCGAAGTTCTTCGATAATTTTCGCATGGCGTTCACGATTCAAAACGGTTGCCACTACGTCTTCGACATCCTTATTTTTCGCTTTAGCAACGGCTTTCAGGTTGTCCAGAACAGAAGCATTGATATCAATACATCCGACCGCTTCAGGTCCAACAGCAATTTTGTCCATGTACATATCAGGTGCGTTCAGAAGATTTCCATGGTCCGCAACCGCTAATACTGCGAGTGCATTCCAGCCGCCTGATGCGACAATATTTGTCCCTTCAAGCGGATCCACTGCCACATCAAGACGGGGACCATATCCGGTTCCAAGCTTTTCACCGATATAAAGCATCGGCGCTTCGTCCATTTCCCCTTCACCGATCACAACAGTCCCTTTCATAGGAATTGTATCAAATACGTCACGCATCGCTGTTGTCGCAGCATCGTCCGCTTCGTTTTTCAGACCTCTTCCCATCCATCTTGCTGATGCCAGCGCGGCTGCTTCGGTTACACGTACAAGTTCCATCGATAAACTGCGTTCCATTCTGCCCAACTCCTCACGATTTCATTGTCGGGAATAAGTATAACACATTGAATCGTGATTATGACATACTATTTAAAAAATCAGGCGTTTTTAACCTGTTCCAGCTCTTCTTCTGTCATGGCTTCCCGCCAGATATTAGCACCGAGTCCCGTCAGCTTTTCGATCAAATCACTGTAACCGCGGTCGATATGCTCAAGCCCTGTAACTTCAGTAATCCCATCCGCCATCAGTCCGGCAATGACGAGGGCTGCCCCAGCACGAAGGTCAGAAGCTTTTACTCTTGCTCCCTGGAGGTTGGACGGTCCGTACACAATTGCAGAGCGACCCTCTGTTTTAATATTTGCATTCATCCGCTTTAATTCGTCAATATGCTTGAAACGGGCAGAGTAAATCGTATCTGTAACCATAGCCGTACCTTGAATTTTCGTCATAAGAGACGTCATTGGCTGCTGTAGATCCGTTGGAAATCCAGGGTAGACAAGTGTCTTAATATCAATGGACTGCAGTGTATCTGCTTTACCAATGTGAATTTCTTCATCCCCGACTTCAATCGGAACGCCCATTTCACGCATTTTGGCGATCAGTGATTCCATATGAAGGGGAATGACATTTTCAATGGTGACACCATGACCGGCTGCTGCTCCGAGAATCATGTATGTACCGGCTTCAATGCGATCCGGAATGATCGTGTGGCGCGTACCTTTCAGTTCATCAACACCATCGATGCGGATCACGTTCGTTCCCGCTCCCTTGATTTTCGCTCCCATATTCGTCAGTAACGTTGCCACATCAATGATTTCAGGCTCTTTTGCGGCATTCTCAATAATCGTCTGGCCTTTGGCACGGACAGCGGCAAGCATGATATTAATCGTTGCACCAACACTTACAACATCAAGGTAAATGCGTGCTCCGGTTAATTCATCTGCACGAAGATAAAGCGCACCCTGTTCGTTTGTTACTTTCGCACCGAGCGCTTCAAAGCCTTTAATGTGCTGATCTATCGGGCGTGGTCCAAGGTGACAGCCACCTGGCAGGCCAATAGCCGCTTTTTTAAACTTCCCAAGCATTGCACCCATCAGATAATAAGAGGCACGCAGTTTTTTCACACGTCCATTTGGTAATGGCATCGCAACCATGTTCTCAGGGTTCACGTACATCTCACCATCATCAAATGACACGTCGCCACCAATTTCCTCAAGCAGTTCCTTCAGCGTCTGAACATCTGAAATATCAGGTAATCCTTCAATAACTGTTGGCGTATCTGCTAAAATCGTAGCGGGAATCAGTGCCACTGCACTGTTTTTGGCACCGCTGACTTTGATTGTTCCTGAAAGAGGGCGTCCTCCTTCGATTTTGAGTTTTTCCATGTTGTAAGAGCTCCTTCCGCTTGATCAGTGAGTTCTTTTTCTTAGTATGTCTACTCCTGATCGAATCATGTGAAGGAAGCCGGAATTCCTTTGTATCGTTTTATCGATTGTTCCAATCATTCAAAAAGGCTTCGATTCCTGCTTCCGTTAATGGGTGATTATACATTTGCTTCAATACCTTCATTGGACAAGTGGCAATGTGCGCACCATTCAGTGCAGCCTGTGTGACGTGCTGCGGATGGCGGATCGATGCTGCGATGATTTCAGAGTCAATGCCGTGAAGTGCAAAAATCTCAGAAATCGTACTGATCAATTCCATTCCGTCATGACCAATATCATCAAGTCTTCCTAAAAACGGTGATACATATGATGCGCCTGCACGCGCTGCTAAAAGTGCCTGGTTCGCACTGAAAACAAGCGTTACATTCGTTTTAATGCCTTCTTTTGCAAAAGCGGACGTTGCTTTTAAGCCGTCCGGCGTCATTGGAACCTTAACCGTAATATTCGGTGCGATTGCAGCCAGCTCTTTCCCTTCACGAATCATTCCTTCTGCATCAAGTGAAATGACTTCTGCACTGACAGATCCATCTACAAGAGACGTAATCTCCTTCAGACGATCGTGAAATGAAATGTTTTCTTTCGCGACAAGCGACGGATTTGTTGTTACTCCGCTTAAAATGCCCCAGCTGTGTGCTTCTTTAATTTCTTCCATGTTAGCTGTATCGATAAAAAATTTCATCTTAACCCATCCTTTCTCTACTCTAATTCTTACTATTTACTGTACCTCGTCCGGACCCTCTAACCGGATTAAGGCATATTTCAAAATGAAACAAGCGCTTACATCGTTTGCAAAAAAGCTGACTCAAAAAACGTTGGACCGCGATGCAAACTGCAAAGCGGCCTGTCTGTTTATGAGTCAGCCCTCTTTTCAAACGACTCAATTTCTACCCCTCTGAAACTAAGTGTTTAAATCGTTATTATGCTTGGTTTGAAGAACCAAACTCACGCATTTTGCCAATAACCGTGTTCTTAATGGCTTCACGTGCTGGTCCTAAGTATT
The sequence above is drawn from the Jeotgalibacillus aurantiacus genome and encodes:
- the fsa gene encoding fructose-6-phosphate aldolase, producing the protein MKFFIDTANMEEIKEAHSWGILSGVTTNPSLVAKENISFHDRLKEITSLVDGSVSAEVISLDAEGMIREGKELAAIAPNITVKVPMTPDGLKATSAFAKEGIKTNVTLVFSANQALLAARAGASYVSPFLGRLDDIGHDGMELISTISEIFALHGIDSEIIAASIRHPQHVTQAALNGAHIATCPMKVLKQMYNHPLTEAGIEAFLNDWNNR
- a CDS encoding UDP-N-acetylglucosamine 1-carboxyvinyltransferase; amino-acid sequence: MEKLKIEGGRPLSGTIKVSGAKNSAVALIPATILADTPTVIEGLPDISDVQTLKELLEEIGGDVSFDDGEMYVNPENMVAMPLPNGRVKKLRASYYLMGAMLGKFKKAAIGLPGGCHLGPRPIDQHIKGFEALGAKVTNEQGALYLRADELTGARIYLDVVSVGATINIMLAAVRAKGQTIIENAAKEPEIIDVATLLTNMGAKIKGAGTNVIRIDGVDELKGTRHTIIPDRIEAGTYMILGAAAGHGVTIENVIPLHMESLIAKMREMGVPIEVGDEEIHIGKADTLQSIDIKTLVYPGFPTDLQQPMTSLMTKIQGTAMVTDTIYSARFKHIDELKRMNANIKTEGRSAIVYGPSNLQGARVKASDLRAGAALVIAGLMADGITEVTGLEHIDRGYSDLIEKLTGLGANIWREAMTEEELEQVKNA
- the glpX gene encoding class II fructose-bisphosphatase, with product MERSLSMELVRVTEAAALASARWMGRGLKNEADDAATTAMRDVFDTIPMKGTVVIGEGEMDEAPMLYIGEKLGTGYGPRLDVAVDPLEGTNIVASGGWNALAVLAVADHGNLLNAPDMYMDKIAVGPEAVGCIDINASVLDNLKAVAKAKNKDVEDVVATVLNRERHAKIIEELRSAGARIKLINDGDVAGAINTAFDATGVDILFGSGGAPEGVIAAVGLKCLGGEIQGRLLPQNDEEIERCRKMNIDVNKVLLMEDLVRGDDAIFAATGVTDGELLKGVQFKATYGETHSLVMRAKSGTVRFIEGTHSLKKKPNLVMKS